From Pseudomonas poae, the proteins below share one genomic window:
- a CDS encoding undecaprenyl-phosphate glucose phosphotransferase — translation MLNNTRMHRNLTPKGLTFWGQWMLASSLVVALLFMLVVLKTGQLEYNYRVLAAFTILASLPAYSLCDVYSKKDDYAVGLGRLFMGWLLTMGILFAVGIACNADALFPAEILLLWAAISYPLLALFYIPLHSLSRYYHRQLHERHKSLIVGTGKLAVDLAKTLSRQKRSPLVGLVGSHTDAAQSAPSPVLGELPQLPQLIRQHGIRRLYITHSLQDATHIEALYLNLLDISVDVIWVPDLNNMLLLNHCVAEVDGLPAIFLNESPLTSRPTAALSKSLLDKSIALLAIILLSPVLLLFALLIKLTSPGPVIFKQDRHGWNGQVIKVWKFRSMRVHDDHEVRQASRNDSRITPVGRFIRRTSIDELPQLFNVLQGTMALVGPRPHAIAHNDYYLGKIHAYMARHRIKPGITGLAQISGCRGETETLEKMQRRVDIDLRYINTWSLWLDIKILIKTPFTLLSKDIY, via the coding sequence ATGCTGAATAACACTAGAATGCATCGCAACCTGACCCCCAAGGGTTTAACGTTCTGGGGCCAGTGGATGCTCGCATCCAGCCTGGTCGTTGCACTGTTGTTTATGTTGGTCGTGTTAAAAACCGGACAACTTGAATATAACTACCGCGTGTTGGCCGCCTTTACCATATTGGCCTCACTGCCGGCGTATAGCCTGTGTGATGTTTATAGCAAAAAAGATGACTATGCGGTGGGCCTCGGGCGACTGTTCATGGGCTGGTTGCTGACGATGGGTATATTGTTTGCGGTGGGCATTGCGTGTAATGCCGACGCGTTATTCCCCGCGGAAATCCTATTACTGTGGGCCGCTATTAGTTATCCGTTATTGGCACTGTTTTATATACCGTTGCACAGCCTGTCCCGGTATTACCATCGCCAACTTCACGAGCGGCATAAGTCGCTGATCGTGGGCACTGGCAAGCTTGCCGTGGACCTGGCCAAAACCCTTTCCCGGCAAAAACGCTCGCCCCTGGTCGGCCTCGTCGGTAGCCACACCGACGCTGCCCAGAGCGCGCCCTCCCCGGTACTCGGCGAGCTGCCGCAATTGCCGCAATTGATCAGGCAACACGGTATTCGCCGGCTCTACATCACCCATTCACTGCAGGACGCCACGCACATCGAGGCGCTCTACCTCAACCTGCTGGATATCAGCGTGGACGTGATCTGGGTGCCCGACCTCAATAACATGCTGCTGCTCAACCATTGCGTGGCCGAAGTCGACGGGCTGCCGGCGATTTTCCTCAACGAAAGCCCGCTGACCAGCCGCCCCACCGCCGCCCTGAGCAAATCGCTGCTGGACAAGAGCATCGCCCTGCTGGCGATCATCCTACTGAGCCCGGTGTTGCTGCTGTTCGCCCTGCTGATCAAGCTCACCTCCCCCGGCCCGGTGATCTTCAAGCAGGACCGCCACGGCTGGAATGGCCAGGTGATCAAGGTCTGGAAGTTTCGCTCGATGCGTGTGCATGACGACCACGAAGTGCGCCAGGCCAGCCGTAACGATTCGCGTATTACCCCGGTGGGCCGGTTTATCCGCCGTACGTCCATCGATGAATTGCCGCAGTTGTTCAACGTGCTGCAAGGCACGATGGCTTTGGTGGGGCCACGCCCCCATGCGATTGCGCACAACGATTACTACCTGGGTAAAATCCACGCGTACATGGCGCGCCATCGCATCAAGCCCGGCATTACCGGCCTGGCGCAGATCAGTGGCTGCCGAGGCGAAACCGAGACGCTGGAGAAGATGCAGCGGCGTGTCGATATCGACCTGCGCTATATCAACACCTGGTCGCTGTGGCTGGATATCAAGATCCTGATCAAGACGCCGTTTACGCTGCTGTCCAAAGATATCTACTGA
- a CDS encoding winged helix-turn-helix domain-containing protein, with product MEKDAQTPKTGRFSVVTDMNNPQAIDAQCTVRFGAYAFHRQQRLVSKAGWPVPLGGRALDILAVLLEAPGQFISKATLIERVWPCSVVEENNLRVHIAALRRALEGQRCILNDPQRGYCFSAKVHGAAPPVMPRHNLATRLSPLTGRDELLGVLVRRLSGQHLMTLTGCAGVGKSTLALALAERVLPRYPDGVWWVDLATVQEPMLMLRQLTTTLHLEPCTSTPQLCRQLATRRLLLVLDGADRLLGACRHLLRALRELAPQVSVLVSSREALQAPGEWVLRVPRLAVPAPLALGSVEQAMVYPAVQLFVARVRASQQGFVLRQQDLAPLRDICRRLDGIPLALELAAAQVDALGVRGVQAQLRSGVHVLTRGRRTAVERHQSLPAALDWTYERLSLPERWLFLQLGLFKMAVTLPTLSALVAGTELEHADLSYLLSRLVGTSLLTVEPGLGPERYRLLNSTRSYALAQLRDPVQVARLQQGYGHYLGPFSGRTFVLQLVEQAAYAD from the coding sequence ATGGAAAAGGATGCGCAAACGCCCAAGACCGGGCGTTTCAGCGTGGTGACAGACATGAACAACCCTCAAGCGATTGATGCCCAGTGCACGGTGCGTTTCGGCGCCTATGCTTTTCACCGGCAGCAGCGGTTGGTCAGCAAGGCCGGTTGGCCGGTGCCGTTGGGCGGTCGGGCGCTGGATATCCTTGCCGTGCTGCTTGAGGCCCCAGGGCAATTCATCAGCAAGGCTACCTTGATCGAACGGGTCTGGCCGTGCAGCGTGGTGGAAGAGAACAACCTGCGGGTGCACATCGCCGCACTGCGCCGTGCGCTTGAAGGACAACGCTGCATTCTTAACGACCCCCAGCGCGGCTACTGCTTCAGCGCCAAGGTGCACGGCGCAGCACCGCCGGTGATGCCGCGGCACAACCTGGCTACGCGGCTCAGCCCGCTGACCGGTCGCGATGAGTTGCTGGGCGTACTTGTGCGGCGTTTGTCCGGGCAGCACCTGATGACGCTCACCGGTTGCGCCGGGGTGGGCAAGAGCACCCTGGCTCTGGCGCTGGCCGAGCGGGTGTTGCCGCGCTACCCCGACGGTGTGTGGTGGGTGGACCTGGCCACGGTGCAGGAGCCGATGCTGATGCTGCGCCAGTTGACCACGACGCTGCACCTCGAACCCTGCACCAGCACCCCGCAGCTGTGCCGCCAACTGGCCACCCGCCGGTTGTTGCTGGTACTTGATGGCGCCGACCGGCTGCTCGGCGCCTGTCGGCATCTGCTGCGTGCGCTGCGCGAACTGGCGCCCCAGGTCAGTGTGCTGGTCAGCAGCCGTGAAGCCTTGCAGGCCCCCGGCGAATGGGTGCTGCGCGTGCCACGCCTGGCAGTGCCTGCGCCGTTGGCACTCGGCAGCGTTGAGCAGGCAATGGTTTATCCGGCGGTGCAATTGTTTGTCGCACGGGTACGCGCCAGTCAGCAGGGGTTTGTGTTGCGCCAGCAGGACCTGGCGCCGCTGCGGGATATCTGCCGGCGCCTCGACGGAATCCCCCTGGCCCTTGAACTGGCGGCCGCGCAGGTGGACGCCCTGGGTGTGCGCGGTGTGCAGGCGCAATTGCGCAGCGGCGTGCACGTGCTGACCCGCGGCCGTCGCACGGCGGTGGAGCGGCATCAATCGCTGCCGGCCGCCCTCGATTGGACCTACGAGCGCCTGAGCCTGCCGGAGCGCTGGCTGTTCCTGCAACTGGGGTTGTTCAAAATGGCAGTGACCTTGCCGACCTTGAGCGCGCTGGTCGCCGGCACTGAGCTGGAACACGCCGATCTGTCCTACCTGCTGTCGCGGCTGGTGGGCACGTCATTGCTGACAGTCGAGCCTGGCCTTGGCCCTGAACGCTATCGTTTGCTCAATAGCACACGCAGCTACGCCCTCGCGCAACTGCGCGACCCGGTGCAGGTGGCGCGTTTGCAGCAGGGTTATGGGCATTACCTGGGGCCGTTTTCAGGCCGGACGTTTGTCTTGCAACTCGTCGAGCAGGCAGCGTACGCGGATTAG
- a CDS encoding pirin family protein: MLTLRKASERGAANHGWLKSFHTFSFANYWNPDEQGFSDLLVINDDRVAAGKGFGQHPHRDMEIFSYVLEGALEHKDTLGTGSVIRPGDVQLMSAGSGVAHSEFNHSQRLGVHFLQIWIVPAVAGAEPRYQQEHFSEAQKRGRLQLIISPDGTDGSLSVRQDARVYAGLFNGDEAASLDLPPDRHVYIHVARGSVEINGQRLQEGDGARVRDERQIRLSQGEDAEVLVFDLRPQERPQMP; this comes from the coding sequence ATGCTGACCCTTCGCAAAGCTTCCGAACGCGGCGCCGCCAATCACGGTTGGTTGAAGTCGTTCCACACCTTCTCGTTCGCCAACTACTGGAACCCCGACGAACAGGGCTTTTCCGACCTGCTGGTGATCAACGATGACCGCGTCGCCGCCGGTAAAGGCTTCGGCCAGCACCCGCACCGCGACATGGAGATTTTCTCCTATGTGCTTGAAGGCGCCCTGGAACACAAGGACACCCTGGGCACCGGCTCGGTGATTCGCCCGGGCGACGTGCAACTGATGAGCGCCGGCAGTGGCGTGGCCCACAGCGAGTTCAACCACAGCCAACGCCTGGGCGTGCACTTCCTGCAAATCTGGATCGTGCCCGCCGTGGCCGGTGCCGAACCGCGCTACCAGCAAGAGCACTTCAGCGAAGCGCAGAAACGTGGGCGCCTGCAGTTGATCATCTCGCCGGACGGCACCGACGGTTCCCTGAGCGTGCGCCAGGATGCGCGAGTGTATGCCGGGCTGTTCAACGGGGACGAGGCCGCGAGCCTGGACCTGCCGCCGGACCGCCATGTGTACATCCACGTGGCCAGGGGCAGCGTTGAAATCAACGGCCAGCGCTTGCAGGAAGGTGACGGCGCCCGGGTGCGGGATGAGCGCCAGATTCGCCTGAGCCAGGGCGAGGATGCCGAGGTGCTGGTGTTTGACCTGCGCCCTCAGGAACGGCCGCAGATGCCATGA
- a CDS encoding winged helix-turn-helix domain-containing protein gives MSELSDQAVHFGPYRIHPRQRVVLEAGRPLRLGRRAVDILLILLEQAGNVVSKQELIARVWPKSVVEDGNLRVHMAALRKALGDGQAGQRYIVTVAQRGYSFVAPLSIEPMTPPNEGAPQRPGHNLPLRRTRMIGRQALIDSLVQLLPEQRFITLTGAGGIGKTTVALRVAELLIGHYRDGIHLLDLAPLSAPSLILPNLAALLDLTHAEHEPLATFARRVQERQLLLVIDNCEHLLDDIALISETLLRHAPRLHILATSREALRAEGESVQRLEPLACPPTTGNRAQAMGYPALQLLIERAMSHQDSFELSEAELPLAIDICQRVDGIPLAIELVAAQIERFGLPGLLVQMEDNFRLLTRGQRSALPRHQTLRATLDWSFELLTECERICLRRLAVFRGGFSLASAAAVIAGERIAPAEVLGSITQLVAKSLLNVEPGDDEVVYRLLDITRTYALEKLSLAQELDATRERHAACCLALMEQAQEDWELIATQPWLDRYAPLREDVRAALDWGLADGGEHGLAIRLTVSAMPLWQELSLLREHALYVHKALALMGKASAPCSQLTMQLQLALGSLSYHTLGGAPRTIAAFVSARRLAEERQDLAGQLRAVSGHMAVNLCAGLYRQALELSVQFDHLDPRSDPLLELSTQRLRVLAQHYTGNQALARHNAEQVIQRMAHSASLNRFAHRVGVQYDQGVASLTVLARILWLQGFPERAWGTASQALELALQINHGTSICYTLALAGVVIARYNGDAQAAQSLQALLLEQSHKHSVQLFQTWAGHYAGIPERKDVQGLGLITDILITLGAETVDDQAFERAQTGAAGWCSPEILRVRAEGLPDAQAAEALLLEALGLAHQQGALAWELRCATSLAKLWHQQGRVQAAYDLLNSVYGRFTEGFGTQDLIRVRCLLDELQDKRPA, from the coding sequence ATGAGCGAGCTCAGCGACCAGGCCGTGCATTTCGGCCCCTACCGCATCCACCCGCGCCAACGCGTGGTGCTGGAGGCCGGCCGCCCGTTGCGCCTGGGGCGGCGCGCCGTGGATATCCTGCTGATTCTGCTGGAGCAGGCCGGCAATGTGGTGAGCAAGCAGGAATTGATCGCCCGGGTCTGGCCGAAAAGCGTAGTGGAAGACGGCAACCTGCGGGTGCATATGGCCGCGTTGCGCAAGGCCTTGGGCGATGGCCAGGCCGGGCAGCGGTACATCGTGACCGTGGCCCAGCGCGGCTACAGTTTTGTTGCGCCACTGAGCATCGAACCGATGACGCCACCCAACGAAGGTGCCCCACAGCGCCCGGGCCACAACCTGCCCCTGCGCCGTACCCGGATGATCGGCCGCCAGGCGCTGATCGACAGCCTGGTGCAACTGCTGCCCGAGCAACGCTTTATCACCCTGACCGGCGCCGGGGGCATCGGCAAGACCACCGTCGCGCTGCGCGTGGCGGAATTACTGATCGGGCATTACCGCGACGGCATTCACCTGCTCGACCTGGCGCCCCTCAGCGCGCCGTCGCTGATCCTGCCCAACCTCGCAGCCTTGCTCGACCTGACCCACGCCGAGCATGAGCCGCTGGCGACGTTTGCACGCCGCGTGCAGGAGCGCCAATTACTGCTAGTGATCGACAACTGCGAGCACCTGCTGGACGACATTGCCCTGATCAGCGAAACCCTGCTGCGTCACGCGCCAAGGCTGCACATCCTGGCCACCAGCCGCGAAGCCTTGCGCGCCGAGGGCGAGTCCGTGCAGCGCCTGGAGCCGCTGGCCTGCCCGCCCACCACCGGCAACCGCGCCCAGGCCATGGGCTATCCGGCCCTGCAGCTGCTGATCGAACGGGCCATGTCGCATCAAGACAGCTTCGAACTGAGCGAAGCCGAACTGCCGCTGGCGATTGATATTTGCCAACGCGTGGACGGCATTCCCCTGGCGATCGAGCTGGTGGCGGCGCAGATCGAACGTTTCGGCCTGCCTGGGCTGCTGGTGCAAATGGAAGACAACTTCCGCCTGCTCACCCGCGGCCAGCGTAGCGCCCTGCCCCGCCATCAAACCTTGCGCGCCACGCTGGATTGGAGTTTCGAGCTGCTGACCGAGTGCGAGCGCATCTGCCTGCGCCGCCTGGCGGTGTTTCGTGGCGGCTTCAGCTTGGCCAGCGCGGCGGCGGTGATTGCCGGGGAGCGGATCGCGCCCGCCGAGGTGCTGGGTTCGATCACCCAACTGGTGGCCAAATCCTTGCTCAATGTGGAGCCCGGCGACGATGAGGTGGTCTATCGCCTGCTGGACATCACTCGCACCTACGCCCTGGAAAAACTCAGCCTCGCCCAAGAGCTGGACGCCACCCGCGAGCGCCATGCGGCATGCTGCCTGGCGCTGATGGAACAGGCGCAGGAGGACTGGGAGTTGATCGCCACCCAACCCTGGCTTGACCGCTACGCACCGTTGCGCGAGGACGTGCGTGCCGCGCTGGATTGGGGGCTCGCCGACGGCGGTGAACACGGGCTGGCGATCCGCCTGACAGTCAGTGCGATGCCGCTGTGGCAAGAGTTATCGCTGCTCAGGGAACACGCCCTGTATGTGCACAAGGCCCTGGCCCTGATGGGCAAGGCCAGCGCGCCCTGCAGCCAGTTGACGATGCAACTGCAATTGGCCCTGGGCAGCCTGTCCTATCACACCTTGGGCGGTGCGCCGCGAACCATCGCCGCGTTCGTCAGTGCCAGGCGTCTGGCCGAGGAGCGCCAGGACCTGGCTGGTCAATTGCGGGCGGTCTCCGGGCATATGGCGGTGAATCTGTGCGCCGGCCTGTATCGCCAGGCGCTGGAATTGAGTGTGCAATTCGACCACCTCGACCCGCGCAGCGACCCGCTGCTGGAACTGAGTACCCAGCGCCTGCGCGTGCTGGCGCAGCATTACACCGGCAACCAGGCACTCGCCCGGCACAATGCCGAGCAGGTGATCCAACGCATGGCGCACAGCGCCTCCCTGAACCGCTTCGCGCACCGGGTTGGCGTGCAATATGACCAGGGCGTGGCCTCACTGACGGTACTGGCGCGAATCCTGTGGCTGCAAGGCTTTCCCGAACGCGCGTGGGGCACTGCCAGCCAGGCGTTGGAACTGGCGCTGCAAATCAATCATGGCACCTCGATCTGCTACACCCTGGCCCTGGCGGGCGTGGTGATCGCCCGCTACAACGGTGACGCGCAGGCCGCGCAAAGCCTGCAGGCGTTGCTGCTGGAACAGTCCCACAAGCATTCGGTGCAGCTGTTCCAGACCTGGGCCGGGCACTACGCTGGCATCCCGGAGCGCAAGGACGTGCAAGGTCTGGGGCTGATCACGGACATCTTGATTACCCTGGGCGCCGAGACCGTCGATGACCAGGCGTTCGAACGGGCGCAAACCGGCGCGGCCGGCTGGTGCAGCCCGGAAATTCTAAGGGTGCGCGCTGAGGGCCTGCCCGACGCCCAGGCCGCCGAAGCACTGTTGCTCGAAGCCCTCGGTCTGGCGCACCAGCAAGGTGCCCTGGCCTGGGAGCTGCGCTGCGCGACGTCACTGGCGAAGCTGTGGCACCAACAAGGCCGCGTGCAGGCCGCCTATGATCTGCTGAACTCAGTCTACGGGCGCTTTACCGAAGGCTTCGGCACCCAAGACCTAATCCGCGTACGCTGCCTGCTCGACGAGTTGCAAGACAAACGTCCGGCCTGA
- a CDS encoding winged helix-turn-helix domain-containing protein — translation MHFSNVLAIARTPSKSEDFRALLVRTVANNLKVDTRCYGQLTDTQESHGYYRAIIIEIDTPSASQQTLDIIRKTRDEHPGSTIFVVVTFASTLSKTKYYLAGADYCVKVVETSPEKKLSLFDDFLSENAQPHCGLILDQDRMCIYGDGKKLEISFVEMKVLEALIQNRLLSHNEIAGVMGLNTKYYDSRALEKSISRLRSKIKAHYGENIIQNIRGYGYKLSRGLISASHLQPTRERSNGE, via the coding sequence ATGCATTTTTCCAACGTCCTCGCTATTGCGCGGACCCCTTCCAAATCGGAGGACTTTCGGGCGCTTCTAGTTCGCACTGTAGCGAATAATTTAAAAGTCGACACACGTTGCTACGGGCAACTAACCGACACCCAGGAAAGCCACGGATATTACCGTGCCATCATTATAGAAATCGATACACCCTCGGCCAGCCAGCAAACGCTGGACATAATAAGAAAAACCCGAGACGAGCACCCCGGCTCTACGATATTTGTTGTCGTCACCTTCGCTTCCACCCTGAGCAAAACCAAATACTACTTGGCCGGTGCGGATTACTGCGTCAAGGTGGTAGAAACTTCCCCCGAAAAAAAATTAAGCCTGTTCGATGACTTTCTCAGCGAGAACGCACAGCCCCATTGTGGCCTGATACTGGATCAAGACCGCATGTGCATTTATGGCGATGGCAAAAAGCTGGAAATATCCTTTGTCGAAATGAAAGTGCTGGAAGCCCTCATCCAGAACCGACTGCTCAGTCATAATGAGATCGCGGGTGTGATGGGGCTTAATACCAAGTACTACGACTCCCGCGCATTGGAAAAGTCCATCAGCCGCTTGCGCAGCAAGATAAAGGCGCACTACGGCGAAAATATCATCCAGAACATTCGCGGCTACGGTTACAAACTAAGCCGGGGCCTTATAAGTGCCAGCCATTTGCAACCCACCAGGGAGAGGTCGAACGGTGAATAG
- a CDS encoding winged helix-turn-helix domain-containing protein, producing the protein MSSLKKHAFTATLPAIALQDFTPNAELFQYDLTTSAVLPYLQPSRPRLNTYVITHSISLLSKPSSSARQEMPNEQDSTPNNHTRTAEINADRTALYPQDFWLLTQHDRTLVKGGLRISLTTIESALIKKMLHHEERVVSKEELIRNIGREPELYRGLEMCLSRLQEKFKRVNDGERLFRAVRNRGYCLTQKIKKPLELTQPRR; encoded by the coding sequence ATGAGCTCCCTCAAGAAACACGCCTTCACTGCGACACTTCCGGCGATAGCACTGCAGGACTTCACCCCCAATGCAGAGTTATTCCAGTACGACCTAACTACCTCGGCGGTGCTTCCCTACCTGCAGCCGAGCCGCCCACGTTTAAACACCTACGTCATTACCCACAGCATCAGTCTGCTCTCAAAACCGTCTAGCTCTGCGCGGCAAGAAATGCCCAACGAACAAGACAGCACGCCCAATAACCATACTCGCACTGCGGAAATAAACGCCGACAGAACCGCGCTATATCCTCAGGATTTCTGGCTGCTGACGCAACATGACCGAACACTGGTCAAGGGCGGCTTGCGCATTTCACTGACCACCATTGAGTCGGCCCTTATTAAAAAGATGTTGCACCATGAAGAGCGTGTGGTCAGCAAGGAAGAGTTGATTCGCAATATAGGTCGCGAGCCAGAACTATACCGAGGGCTGGAAATGTGCTTGAGTCGACTGCAGGAAAAATTCAAGCGCGTGAATGATGGCGAACGACTGTTCCGAGCGGTCAGAAACCGCGGCTATTGTTTAACGCAGAAAATCAAAAAGCCGTTAGAGCTGACACAACCACGTCGTTAA